The Argopecten irradians isolate NY chromosome 16, Ai_NY, whole genome shotgun sequence genome window below encodes:
- the LOC138310205 gene encoding MAM domain-containing protein 2-like, whose product MKTAIGAMAFTREKGETLSLETGCSADHTIGDNDGYYMYLEATGVAQGARHVLETATPFPAEVPVCVELWYNMEGTEMGSLYVDIKNSTDVTSTLVASGQQGFDWHNFTIAVPPQQSEVWVTINGYRGVGPRSDICIDDIIIYIC is encoded by the exons ATGAAAACTGCTATTGGAGCCATGGCATTTACTAGGGAGAAAGGCGAAACCCTGTCACTGGAGACTGGGTGTAGCGCGGACCATACCATTGGTG ACAACGATGGTTACTACATGTACCTAGAGGCTACAGGTGTCGCTCAAGGGGCGAGACACGTACTAGAGACGGCCACACCTTTCCCAGCTGAGGTACCCGTATGTGTGGAGCTATGGTACAACATGGAAGGCACAGAAATGGGAAGTCTGTATGTGGATATAAAG AATTCTACTGACGTCACTTCTACCTTGGTAGCATCAGGGCAGCAAGGCTTTGACTGGCATAATTTTACCATAGCCGTGCCACCCCAGCAGTCCGAGGTCTGGGTCACCATCAACGGGTACCGGGGCGTAGGGCCGAGATCAGACATCTGTATCGACGATATCATTATCTATATATGCTGA